The following are encoded together in the Vigna unguiculata cultivar IT97K-499-35 chromosome 2, ASM411807v1, whole genome shotgun sequence genome:
- the LOC114173588 gene encoding protein NRT1/ PTR FAMILY 2.13: MSAKGKNLSFSHSSWSLLCCRNGISATSPPDTGKTSDELSKNSSRSRDYKKPGGWKAMPFILGNETFERLAAFGLFANFMVYLTREFHLDQVYASNILNLWSGVTNFFPLIGAFISDAYVGRFRTIAFCSFSTLLGMVMVSLTAWLPKLHPPSCSPHQQALNQCVRASTPHLGVLLSGLCLLSVGSAGIRPCSIPFGVDQFDPTTDEGKKGINSFFNWYYTTFTVVLLITQTVVVYIQDSVSWKIGFAIPTLCMLCSIIMFFVGTRIYVHVKPEGSIFSSIAQVLVAAYRKRKLEVPSEKQLDGVFYDPPLVGTRALSKLPFTNQFRALNKAAVVMEGEVNPDGSRVNKWRLVSIQEVEEVKCLARVFPIWAAGILGFTSMAQQGTFTVSQAMKMDRHLGRNFQIPAGSLGVISFITIGVWVPFYDRIMVPALRRVTKHEGGISLLQRIGIGMVFSVLSMVAAALVEKVRRDTANANPNPLGIAPMSVLWLVPQLVLMGLCEAFNVIGQIEFFNRQFPENMRSIANALFSCSFAGASYVSSALVTTVHHVTGTHTHPDWLTNDINSGRLDYFYYLVAGIGVLNFIYFLFVAQRYQYKGISDLPHDLELASKGELPHSTAAKCEDST; the protein is encoded by the exons ATGTCGGCTAAGGGAAAAAacctctctttctctcactcTTCCTGGTCACTTCTCTGCTGCAGAAATGGTATTTCTGCAACTTCACCACCAGACACAGGGAAAACCAGCGATGAGCTAAGCAAAAACAGTTCAAGATCACGCGATTACAAGAAGCCAGGAGGATGGAAGGCTATGCCTTTTATTTTAG GTAATGAAACTTTTGAGAGGTTGGCAGCATTTGGTTTGTTTGCTAACTTCATGGTGTACTTAACAAGAGAGTTTCATTTGGATCAAGTTTATGCTTCCAACATTCTCAACCTATGGAGTGGTGTTACCAACTTTTTCCCTTTGATTGGTGCCTTCATTTCTGATGCTTATGTTGGTCGCTTCCGAACTATAGCTTTTTGTTCCTTTTCTACTCTACTG GGAATGGTGATGGTGAGTTTAACAGCATGGTTACCAAAGTTGCATCCTCCATCATGCAGTCCTCATCAACAAGCACTGAACCAATGTGTTAGAGCTAGTACACCCCACCTAGGTGTCCTACTATCGGGACTGTGCCTTTTAAGCGTAGGGTCTGCTGGCATAAGGCCATGTAGCATTCCTTTTGGGGTGGATCAATTTGACCCCACCACAGACGAAGGGAAGAAAGGGATCAACAGTTTCTTCAACTGGTACTACACCACCTTCACAGTGGTCTTGTTGATCACTCAAACCGTGGTTGTCTATATTCAAGACTCCGTTAGCTGGAAAATAGGTTTCGCCATCCCAACCCTCTGCATGCTTTGCTCCATCATTATGTTCTTTGTCGGAACAAGAATCTACGTGCATGTCAAACCAGAGGGAAGCATTTTCTCTAGCATCGCACAAGTTCTCGTGGCTGCATACAGAAAGAGAAAACTTGAGGTTCCATCGGAGAAACAACTCGACGGGGTTTTCTATGATCCTCCCCTTGTCGGCACTCGTGCGTTGTCAAAACTACCGTTCACCAACCAGTTCAG GGCTTTGAATAAAGCAGCTGTAGTGATGGAGGGGGAGGTAAACCCTGATGGGAGTAGAGTAAACAAGTGGAGGCTTGTGAGCATTCAGGAAGTGGAAGAGGTGAAATGTTTGGCAAGAGTTTTCCCAATCTGGGCTGCAGGGATCCTAGGTTTCACTTCCATGGCACAACAAGGAACATTTACAGTGTCACAAGCCATGAAAATGGACAGACACCTAGGACGGAATTTTCAGATCCCAGCAGGTTCACTTGGGGTGATATCGTTCATCACCATAGGTGTGTGGGTTCCGTTCTACGACAGAATCATGGTGCCAGCACTGAGAAGAGTGACGAAACACGAAGGTGGCATCAGTCTCCTGCAGAGAATCGGAATCGGCATGGTGTTTTCGGTTCTGTCGATGGTTGCCGCTGCTCTGGTGGAGAAAGTGAGAAGAGACACGGCGAATGCAAATCCGAATCCGCTTGGTATTGCTCCCATGTCGGTCCTGTGGCTGGTCCCACAGCTGGTCCTGATGGGGCTGTGTGAGGCATTCAATGTAATTGGACAGATTGAGTTCTTCAACCGACAATTTCCTGAGAACATGAGAAGCATTGCCAATGCTTTGTTTTCGTGCTCTTTTGCTGGTGCCAGCTATGTCAGCAGTGCACTTGTGACCACTGTTCATCATGTCACAGGAACACATACCCATCCTGATTGGTTAACCAATGATATAAACTCTGGGAGGCTAGATTACTTTTACTATCTCGTTGCAGGAATTGGAGTCCTCAActtcatttattttctctttgtggCTCAAAGATATCAGTATAAAGGAATTTCTGACCTCCCTCATGATTTGGAGTTAGCTTCCAAAGGAGAATTACCTCACTCTACTGCTGCTAAGTGTGAAGATTCTACATAA